A region from the Salicibibacter cibarius genome encodes:
- a CDS encoding acyl-CoA dehydrogenase family protein — MDKVDFALNEDQEMFQTSTRQYLKSKGGLEIPRRYMDGEVNILQDMWHGLAQQGYLGVNVSESYGGLGQGSLSLVPILEEMGRAIIPGPYPETMAVAVPLLEAYGTDEQKEKYLPEIVDGKRKLTLALHELNGEIAPANIQLTASEGDGDYTLNGTKILIPHGDVADTLIVPVRTGGIHSEYGISLLLVDREDANVKIQEQQSLEQTRKIVRIAFEETKVAKQQLLGPKHAGWGALQFAINDLHVALCSMMVGGIDRVVEMANEYGQTRMQFGQPIGRFQSIKHRIVDMRMDLESSRSLTYYAAWALENNADDMVEAIALARSFTSEAFVRTASDNVQIHGGMGFTWEFDCHLFLKRARALENYLGSSDDCLEIAAGELGW; from the coding sequence GTGGATAAGGTGGATTTCGCATTAAATGAAGATCAAGAAATGTTCCAAACGTCAACGCGGCAATACCTAAAATCAAAAGGGGGGTTAGAAATTCCACGTCGTTACATGGACGGGGAAGTGAACATTTTGCAAGATATGTGGCATGGCTTAGCCCAACAAGGGTATTTGGGCGTTAATGTTTCGGAAAGCTATGGCGGGCTTGGACAAGGATCGCTTAGTTTGGTTCCGATATTAGAAGAGATGGGACGTGCCATCATCCCCGGGCCTTATCCGGAAACGATGGCAGTGGCGGTTCCTCTACTGGAGGCTTATGGAACGGATGAACAAAAGGAGAAGTATTTGCCGGAAATTGTAGATGGTAAACGGAAACTGACACTGGCCCTCCATGAATTAAATGGGGAAATTGCCCCGGCAAATATCCAATTGACCGCAAGCGAGGGTGATGGAGACTATACACTGAACGGAACAAAAATATTAATCCCACACGGGGACGTGGCTGATACGTTAATTGTACCTGTCCGTACAGGGGGGATTCATAGCGAGTACGGCATTTCCTTGCTATTGGTTGACCGGGAGGATGCAAACGTAAAGATACAAGAACAACAAAGTTTAGAGCAAACGAGAAAAATAGTAAGAATAGCGTTTGAGGAAACAAAAGTAGCTAAACAACAGCTGTTAGGACCGAAACATGCAGGCTGGGGCGCTTTGCAATTCGCCATAAACGATTTACATGTCGCTTTATGTTCAATGATGGTTGGCGGCATCGATAGAGTTGTAGAAATGGCGAATGAATATGGGCAAACACGGATGCAATTTGGCCAACCGATCGGGCGCTTTCAATCTATTAAGCATCGCATCGTAGATATGAGAATGGATTTGGAAAGTTCACGGTCGCTCACCTATTATGCAGCTTGGGCCTTGGAAAATAACGCTGACGATATGGTAGAAGCAATCGCGCTTGCACGTTCTTTCACCTCGGAAGCATTTGTCCGGACGGCAAGTGACAATGTTCAAATTCACGGCGGAATGGGATTCACGTGGGAATTTGATTGCCATTTATTTTTAAAACGTGCGCGTGCACTAGAAAATTACCTTGGATCTTCAGACGACTGCCTTGAAATCGCTGCCGGTGAATTAGGTTGGTAA
- a CDS encoding acyl-CoA dehydrogenase family protein, translated as MDFSYSATEKAFQEELRAWLETNLPTGWMDGKRTLPKDEKEKGIFLRDWQRKLYEGKWAGISWPKEYGGREASLIEQVIYEQEMVRVSAPPVLNIIGTAMVGPTLLQIGTEEQKNRYVHKILNGEEIWCQGYSEPNAGSDLAAIQTRAEKKGDRWVINGQKVWTSYAHYADQCFLLARTDNSGKKHNGITAFLVDMNQEGVETKPIRSIDDNPIFNEMFFTDAIAYDEDIVGEINEGWKVSLILLSHERVGVARRTFAIQKQFEELVDLAKTLQKNGRSLIKDPIVRQNLTRFRARSRALLMNYYRHLTNIIRTGRPGPEGSMDKMASSELAKEMYAYAMTLSGSGNVLWKEDAIVSSDWQENYLRSFGFTIEGGTSEIQKNIIAERMLGLPKDVKY; from the coding sequence ATGGATTTTTCGTATTCAGCGACAGAAAAAGCTTTTCAGGAGGAACTGAGGGCGTGGTTAGAAACAAATTTGCCGACAGGTTGGATGGACGGAAAACGCACGCTCCCTAAAGATGAAAAAGAAAAAGGAATTTTCCTTCGTGATTGGCAACGCAAACTATATGAAGGGAAATGGGCAGGCATTTCTTGGCCAAAAGAGTATGGGGGCAGAGAAGCTTCTCTGATCGAACAAGTCATTTACGAACAAGAAATGGTCAGGGTTAGTGCCCCACCTGTTTTGAACATCATTGGCACTGCAATGGTTGGCCCGACTTTACTTCAAATTGGGACCGAAGAGCAAAAAAATCGGTACGTTCATAAAATTTTAAACGGTGAAGAAATATGGTGCCAAGGCTATTCTGAGCCGAATGCAGGTTCTGATTTAGCAGCGATACAAACGAGAGCCGAAAAAAAGGGAGACCGGTGGGTCATCAATGGTCAAAAAGTTTGGACGAGTTACGCTCATTATGCCGATCAATGTTTTTTATTGGCCAGAACCGATAATAGCGGAAAAAAACACAACGGAATCACTGCTTTCTTAGTTGACATGAATCAAGAAGGTGTAGAAACAAAGCCAATCAGATCAATCGATGATAATCCAATTTTTAATGAAATGTTTTTCACGGATGCCATTGCTTATGATGAAGATATCGTCGGCGAAATTAACGAGGGGTGGAAAGTATCGCTCATCCTATTAAGTCACGAACGAGTCGGAGTAGCCAGAAGAACGTTTGCCATCCAGAAGCAGTTTGAGGAGTTGGTTGACTTGGCGAAAACCTTGCAAAAGAATGGTCGCTCACTGATTAAGGATCCAATCGTGCGCCAAAACCTTACCCGTTTCCGGGCCAGGTCGAGAGCACTTTTGATGAATTACTATCGACATCTGACAAACATCATACGCACCGGTCGTCCGGGACCTGAAGGATCCATGGATAAAATGGCATCCAGTGAATTGGCTAAAGAAATGTACGCCTATGCAATGACATTAAGTGGTTCGGGGAACGTATTGTGGAAAGAAGATGCAATCGTATCATCGGATTGGCAGGAAAATTATTTGCGGTCGTTTGGTTTCACTATCGAGGGAGGCACTTCTGAAATTCAAAAGAATATCATCGCGGAACGAATGCTCGGATTGCCGAAAGATGTAAAATATTAA
- a CDS encoding enoyl-CoA hydratase/isomerase family protein, which produces MKKQFIINEKQGSTNIIYLNQPETRNALAMEMRMALLQALEDAEQDDDIKCIILTGSGKGFSAGGDISAMKKEIKPLEGRKRLQESHPLLLKMLSMEKPIIAAVNGAAAGAGFSLTLLSDLIVASDEAFFVQSFVNIGLIPDFAAMHFLPALIGTQRAKELMFLGERVSADDAQRFGIVNRVVSSDQLLPEAIDMAEKLGKKATASMGMTKKIMNEHLNKDLKNLLEMEAQGQDICFQTEDFKEGVQAFFEKREPNFTGK; this is translated from the coding sequence ATGAAGAAGCAATTTATCATTAATGAAAAACAGGGAAGTACGAACATCATCTACTTGAATCAACCGGAAACACGTAATGCGTTGGCGATGGAGATGAGGATGGCATTACTGCAAGCATTGGAAGATGCGGAACAAGATGATGATATTAAATGTATCATTTTAACGGGATCGGGTAAGGGTTTTTCAGCAGGTGGGGACATCTCGGCCATGAAAAAAGAGATAAAACCTCTGGAAGGCAGGAAAAGGCTGCAAGAGTCCCATCCTTTGCTTCTGAAGATGCTGAGCATGGAAAAGCCGATCATTGCAGCTGTCAATGGAGCGGCTGCCGGGGCAGGTTTCAGTTTGACATTGCTTAGTGATCTCATCGTAGCTTCCGACGAAGCTTTTTTCGTTCAAAGTTTTGTAAACATTGGCTTAATCCCGGATTTCGCGGCCATGCATTTTCTTCCCGCGTTAATTGGGACCCAACGTGCGAAAGAGCTCATGTTTTTAGGGGAACGGGTTTCTGCTGATGATGCGCAAAGGTTTGGAATTGTGAATCGTGTTGTTTCTTCCGACCAATTGTTGCCGGAAGCCATTGATATGGCAGAGAAATTAGGAAAAAAAGCAACGGCATCAATGGGAATGACGAAAAAAATTATGAATGAGCATTTGAACAAGGATTTGAAAAATTTATTGGAAATGGAAGCTCAAGGCCAAGATATATGTTTTCAAACTGAAGATTTTAAAGAAGGTGTACAAGCGTTTTTTGAGAAAAGGGAGCCAAATTTCACGGGAAAATAA
- a CDS encoding IclR family transcriptional regulator — protein MSKTNETEKGKRKYSVPAVEIAFRILTLLSRKKFSQSNLTEIANALELQPTTCYRVLQQLREHSVVHYNKRSKQYSLGPYLVVLGERAKENSLDITIILPYLEELSERTGLTSVLVNRIGKTRTTIVAKSEGGDFGVNVSVGRHFSIVDGAYGKCLLAYMEEEASNELLQEVKEQRPLSDQEIDQLKADFPVIRDYGYATNFGESINGIFGVAAPIFNMDDNVDMTINLFGMTAQYDEHELIPKGELLKDAADRISAKIKGQENNLFV, from the coding sequence ATGTCAAAAACAAACGAGACAGAAAAAGGTAAAAGAAAATATAGTGTACCTGCCGTGGAAATTGCATTTAGAATTTTGACGCTGTTAAGCCGAAAAAAATTCAGCCAAAGCAATTTGACCGAAATTGCCAATGCCCTCGAATTACAACCGACCACGTGTTATCGCGTATTGCAACAACTTAGGGAACATTCTGTTGTTCATTATAACAAACGTTCAAAACAGTACAGTCTGGGGCCTTATTTAGTGGTTTTAGGCGAAAGGGCGAAAGAAAACTCATTGGATATTACCATTATCCTTCCTTATTTGGAGGAACTATCCGAACGAACCGGTCTAACGTCCGTGCTCGTTAATCGAATTGGCAAAACACGCACAACGATTGTTGCCAAAAGCGAAGGGGGCGATTTCGGCGTTAATGTTTCGGTGGGCAGGCACTTTTCGATTGTGGATGGCGCATACGGAAAATGCCTACTCGCGTATATGGAAGAAGAAGCATCGAATGAACTGCTCCAAGAGGTAAAAGAGCAACGCCCATTATCCGATCAAGAAATCGATCAGCTAAAAGCAGATTTTCCCGTTATCCGTGATTATGGATATGCAACCAATTTTGGGGAATCCATCAATGGGATCTTCGGGGTAGCCGCGCCGATTTTCAATATGGATGACAATGTGGACATGACGATCAATTTGTTCGGAATGACTGCACAGTATGACGAACACGAGCTGATTCCAAAAGGGGAATTGTTAAAAGATGCGGCCGATCGGATTAGTGCAAAAATTAAAGGACAAGAAAACAACTTATTCGTATAG
- a CDS encoding helix-turn-helix domain-containing protein, producing the protein MPDIITDVLHSSPFQLWAYSEGDGLRLITKQALDKPGQPSIFSLNAGDVAYTDGGFRDYIEYHFQYSYGKRLILRIASTVSLPKHGEELLAKELPLFAHHITEKQQKRLLQKMNESIGAITALTDLDALLSKILDTTMEVIFEADIGVLWMYDEAEDCLKVQKTSAEVNTRTMKNMRMKPGEGMVGTVFEKEEAALYPTHRDVLFAASTMSHDNLSILERSYPFGEAASVLCVPVKIRQITRCVLILYQFNYASFTKHELNLLQNFADQVGIALQNAELFDRLQEQNYLLAKRNDIHERLVSLSIQGEGAPAIRKTLEDVLGLPLMLLSIFDDPVDSDASTFAAYHQNVILEKKGSLSASFTVEDYQGEMHEVFPIVGVGVCLGYIICRQREPLSSLQRMALELGIPILALEFIREKSVIDHSLKASEEAFQKLLMAETAKELKEASRLLKIEDHRPVMILKFEFEFDMDPSFTNLYIHRFITDIRNDFDDKLSVLYTKGTTVVTLLYVSRLGKKEIDAFIWRFARENDNMRVRAGLGSQADQRSLLPRSYKEAEKALAHLGAKKEWQRVMNYTDIGINRLFIDQPQEDLLAFVQDFFKPLNVIEGKEERLSETLETFMNNNRSASQTARQLYIHVNTLYQRLKKIEETLQISFQNSHDVLQVQLACYLRESVHDENKR; encoded by the coding sequence ATGCCGGATATTATCACGGATGTTTTGCATTCATCCCCTTTTCAACTTTGGGCTTATTCAGAAGGGGATGGATTAAGGTTGATCACGAAGCAAGCGCTGGATAAACCTGGACAACCTAGTATTTTTTCGTTAAATGCCGGAGATGTGGCGTATACAGACGGGGGGTTCCGGGATTATATTGAATATCATTTTCAGTATTCCTACGGGAAACGCTTGATTTTGCGGATAGCGTCGACGGTGTCTCTGCCTAAACATGGGGAGGAATTATTGGCGAAAGAACTGCCTCTGTTTGCCCATCATATCACCGAAAAGCAGCAAAAACGTCTTCTCCAAAAAATGAATGAAAGCATTGGCGCGATTACAGCGTTGACGGATTTGGATGCATTGCTTTCAAAAATTCTCGATACGACGATGGAAGTGATATTCGAAGCGGATATTGGCGTCTTGTGGATGTATGATGAAGCCGAGGATTGTCTTAAAGTGCAAAAAACTTCAGCTGAAGTGAACACGCGCACGATGAAAAATATGCGCATGAAGCCGGGGGAAGGAATGGTTGGCACCGTGTTTGAAAAAGAAGAAGCGGCATTGTATCCAACACACCGTGACGTTTTATTCGCCGCTTCAACGATGTCACACGATAATCTTTCGATCCTCGAACGCTCCTACCCGTTCGGTGAAGCGGCGTCCGTCCTGTGTGTTCCCGTGAAAATCCGGCAAATAACGAGATGCGTGTTAATTCTCTATCAATTTAACTACGCGTCTTTTACAAAGCATGAACTTAATCTTTTGCAAAATTTTGCGGACCAAGTCGGGATCGCCCTTCAAAATGCCGAGCTGTTTGACCGGCTACAAGAACAAAATTATCTCCTCGCGAAAAGAAATGATATACACGAACGGTTAGTCAGCCTTTCCATCCAAGGGGAGGGGGCGCCGGCGATTAGAAAAACGTTGGAAGACGTGCTTGGATTGCCGCTCATGTTGTTAAGTATATTCGACGATCCCGTTGACTCGGATGCGTCGACGTTTGCCGCTTATCACCAAAATGTCATCCTTGAAAAGAAGGGCTCGCTAAGTGCCTCATTTACTGTTGAAGACTACCAAGGGGAGATGCACGAAGTGTTTCCCATTGTTGGCGTAGGCGTGTGTTTGGGGTACATCATTTGCCGGCAACGTGAGCCTTTGTCTTCATTACAACGAATGGCGCTCGAGCTGGGCATCCCAATTTTAGCGTTAGAATTCATTCGGGAGAAATCTGTGATCGACCATTCGTTGAAAGCATCTGAAGAAGCCTTTCAAAAGCTGTTAATGGCAGAGACGGCCAAGGAGCTGAAAGAGGCTTCCCGTTTGTTAAAGATAGAAGATCATCGTCCGGTAATGATCCTCAAGTTTGAATTTGAATTTGACATGGATCCTTCATTTACCAATCTCTATATCCATCGCTTCATCACTGACATCAGAAATGACTTTGATGATAAGCTTTCCGTTCTCTATACAAAGGGGACGACTGTGGTTACGCTTCTCTATGTATCACGGTTGGGAAAAAAAGAAATCGATGCTTTCATATGGCGATTCGCTCGGGAAAACGATAATATGCGGGTGCGCGCTGGGTTGGGCTCTCAAGCAGATCAACGCTCATTACTGCCAAGAAGTTACAAAGAAGCAGAAAAAGCGCTCGCCCACCTCGGCGCAAAAAAAGAATGGCAGCGGGTGATGAACTATACGGATATTGGCATTAACCGCCTTTTTATCGATCAGCCGCAAGAAGACCTTCTCGCCTTTGTACAGGACTTTTTTAAGCCACTGAACGTGATAGAAGGAAAAGAGGAACGCTTAAGCGAAACGCTTGAAACGTTTATGAATAATAATCGCTCGGCAAGTCAAACGGCGAGGCAACTGTATATTCATGTAAACACCTTGTACCAACGCTTAAAGAAGATTGAGGAAACTTTACAAATATCCTTTCAAAACAGTCACGACGTTCTTCAAGTGCAACTTGCATGTTATTTGCGGGAGAGCGTTCATGATGAAAATAAGCGGTGA